A DNA window from Selenomonas sp. oral taxon 126 contains the following coding sequences:
- a CDS encoding PTS sugar transporter subunit IIA: protein MLGEYISPGGILLQEVCRDWEECIDCGAAPLLRCAAILPSYPEAIKRSHREMGPYMVIAPGIMLAHARPEAGAVAVGLSILTLREPVVFGSEHNDPVRLVITLATPDAESHVKMLEALSEFLMTDGMAEQLMSVETEEGAQALFGEKKRSA, encoded by the coding sequence ATGCTTGGGGAGTATATCTCTCCCGGCGGCATCCTGCTGCAGGAGGTCTGCCGGGACTGGGAGGAGTGCATTGATTGTGGGGCGGCTCCTCTCCTGCGCTGCGCAGCGATCCTGCCGTCCTATCCGGAGGCGATCAAGCGCAGTCATCGCGAGATGGGACCCTATATGGTCATCGCGCCGGGCATCATGCTCGCGCACGCGCGTCCGGAGGCGGGGGCTGTTGCGGTCGGGCTCTCGATTCTGACGCTGCGCGAGCCGGTCGTCTTCGGCAGTGAGCACAACGATCCCGTGCGGCTCGTCATCACGCTTGCGACCCCCGACGCCGAGAGTCATGTAAAGATGCTCGAGGCGCTGTCGGAGTTCCTGATGACGGACGGCATGGCGGAGCAGCTGATGTCGGTAGAGACAGAGGAGGGCGCACAGGCGCTCTTTGGTGAAAAGAAAAGGAGTGCATGA
- a CDS encoding BglG family transcription antiterminator — MEGNERRRQLAKVLHATLSAAPVTAERLAKMFSVSVRTVRYDLDALAEEMRSEGLCIRTQARRGIWLERVESVQETVTPASALDQKERRDRIILALLGSAPCSIDGIAEELAISRNTLISDLKDVQATLEQRGLIYVSKRGAGISATGGEQEIRDMLIHIFAKEEHDFRHFDRADGAEADSPFRRYAEALPMAEIAAFFLDLLRRHGVLGSDLSINRMICALAVQLRRLREGHAITEERPVDFLSNEGEATEGLAAKIASGMADYAPEFLRPAEVQHIVKELLHSRIYVSHEGMERSQETALALAREFVEYAQVWLGDTYADDEELLRNLAVHLRPALERAHVGIVLTNPLLGRIREQYRSIFLIAARAAEQLGARMNLHFSEDEIGYLTLYLGAAIERKKRRRTRKLPVVLICGNGVGTATLLAHTIRNRLPNLHIVRILSYYNMRAEDLEGVDVVISTVPVELPDKAVLRISPILTDAEIEVIEGQLQYLYDSRFIMTENAVHEPRGMCLTELLTEEMIALDMAAEDWTAAVRSAGLLLCAAGAVEDRYVERMVASVRELGAYIVVCPGVAMPHARPSDGVRRLATSFVRLTHPVPFAERDGAEADLIFAFATPDEKAHEELLLDLWAVFSDAETLGELRDCTGAAEVRTVIERCTAARKE; from the coding sequence ATGGAAGGAAATGAGCGGCGCAGACAGCTCGCAAAGGTTCTGCATGCGACACTCTCTGCCGCCCCTGTCACGGCGGAGCGCCTCGCGAAGATGTTCTCCGTCTCCGTGCGGACGGTGCGCTACGATCTGGACGCGCTTGCCGAGGAGATGCGCAGCGAGGGGCTCTGTATCCGCACGCAGGCGCGGCGCGGCATCTGGCTCGAGCGGGTGGAATCCGTACAGGAGACAGTGACTCCTGCATCAGCACTCGATCAGAAGGAGCGGCGTGACCGCATCATCCTCGCACTTCTCGGCAGTGCGCCCTGCTCGATCGACGGGATTGCAGAGGAACTGGCGATCAGCCGCAACACCCTCATCAGCGATCTGAAGGATGTGCAGGCGACGCTCGAGCAGCGCGGACTGATCTATGTCTCGAAACGCGGTGCGGGGATTTCGGCAACGGGCGGCGAGCAGGAAATCCGCGATATGCTCATCCACATCTTCGCGAAGGAGGAGCACGACTTTCGCCATTTCGACCGTGCGGACGGGGCGGAGGCGGATTCACCGTTTCGCCGCTATGCAGAGGCGCTGCCGATGGCGGAGATTGCGGCATTCTTCCTCGATCTCTTGCGGCGGCACGGCGTTCTCGGGAGTGATCTCTCGATCAACCGCATGATCTGCGCACTTGCGGTTCAGCTGCGGCGGCTGCGCGAGGGGCACGCGATCACGGAGGAACGCCCTGTGGACTTCCTGTCAAACGAGGGGGAGGCGACAGAGGGGCTTGCGGCAAAGATTGCGTCGGGGATGGCGGACTATGCGCCGGAGTTTCTGCGTCCTGCGGAGGTGCAGCACATCGTGAAGGAGCTGCTCCACAGCCGCATCTACGTCTCTCATGAGGGGATGGAGCGCTCGCAGGAAACGGCGCTGGCGCTTGCGCGTGAGTTTGTCGAGTACGCGCAGGTCTGGCTCGGCGATACCTATGCGGACGATGAGGAGCTGCTGCGCAATCTCGCGGTACACCTGAGACCCGCCCTCGAGCGGGCACACGTCGGCATCGTGCTGACGAACCCGCTCCTCGGTCGGATCAGGGAACAGTACCGTTCGATCTTCCTGATTGCTGCGCGGGCGGCAGAGCAGCTGGGCGCGCGGATGAATCTGCACTTCTCGGAGGATGAGATCGGATATCTGACGCTCTATCTGGGCGCCGCCATCGAGCGCAAGAAGCGGCGGCGTACGCGCAAGCTGCCCGTCGTGCTCATCTGCGGCAATGGTGTCGGTACGGCGACCCTGCTCGCGCATACGATCCGCAACCGCCTGCCGAACCTCCACATTGTGCGCATCCTCTCCTACTACAATATGCGGGCGGAGGATCTGGAGGGCGTCGATGTCGTCATCAGCACCGTGCCCGTGGAGCTGCCGGACAAGGCGGTGCTGCGCATCTCGCCGATTCTGACGGATGCGGAGATCGAGGTCATTGAGGGGCAGCTGCAGTATCTCTATGACAGCCGCTTTATCATGACGGAGAATGCTGTGCATGAGCCGCGCGGAATGTGCCTGACCGAACTCCTCACGGAGGAGATGATCGCGCTCGATATGGCGGCTGAGGACTGGACGGCAGCGGTGCGCAGCGCGGGTCTCCTCTTGTGTGCGGCGGGCGCGGTCGAGGATCGCTATGTCGAGCGGATGGTGGCGAGTGTGCGTGAACTCGGTGCGTACATCGTCGTTTGCCCCGGCGTCGCCATGCCGCACGCGCGCCCCTCGGACGGGGTACGGCGGCTTGCCACGAGCTTCGTAAGACTCACGCATCCCGTCCCCTTTGCAGAGCGGGACGGGGCGGAGGCGGATCTCATCTTTGCCTTTGCAACGCCGGATGAAAAGGCGCATGAGGAGCTGCTGCTCGATCTTTGGGCAGTCTTCAGCGATGCAGAGACACTCGGGGAACTGCGGGACTGTACTGGGGCGGCGGAGGTTCGCACTGTGATTGAGCGCTGTACGGCAGCGCGGAAGGAGTGA
- a CDS encoding aspartate ammonia-lyase translates to MRKEHDFLGELEVPDDVYYGVQTMRAVENFYITGQRLDPDFIIALAQVKKAAALANMDTGRLSHDIGDLLVRAADDIIAGGLIEHFPVDPIHGGAGTSINMNMNEVLCNRALELRGEAKGRYDIISPNNHANMAQSTNDAFPTGIKVCLSAKSTVFLAALERLATELEKKATAFRAILKMGRTHLQDAVPITLGQEMGSYASAVRRSMRRIRYVQRHIHTINMGGTAVGTGLNAEPAYIKAVAKRLSEITGETYRTSQNIIDATNNTDAFADFSSALKNAALVLIKLSNDFRLMASGPRCGLNELHLPMRQPGSSIMPGKVNPVIAEVLDQACYQVIAGDLAVTLAVENGQFELNVMEPVMAFNMFNSLNYLTRAVDTFVDKLLVDLKPNVEQCQKWLDNSVGIVTALLPHIGYEKSAELAREAYTTGKPIREIILEQGILSKKELNHILSPRQMTRPGIAE, encoded by the coding sequence ATGAGAAAAGAGCATGACTTCCTCGGTGAACTGGAAGTCCCCGATGATGTCTACTACGGCGTGCAGACGATGCGCGCAGTCGAGAATTTCTACATCACGGGGCAGCGGCTCGATCCCGACTTCATTATCGCACTCGCACAGGTCAAAAAGGCGGCGGCACTCGCGAACATGGACACGGGGCGCCTCTCTCACGACATCGGCGACCTGCTCGTGCGCGCTGCGGATGATATCATCGCGGGCGGACTCATCGAACATTTCCCCGTCGACCCGATTCATGGCGGCGCGGGCACGTCCATCAACATGAACATGAACGAGGTGCTCTGCAACCGCGCACTCGAACTGCGCGGTGAGGCAAAGGGACGCTACGACATCATCTCGCCGAACAATCACGCGAACATGGCGCAGTCGACGAACGATGCCTTCCCGACGGGGATCAAGGTCTGCCTCTCGGCAAAGAGCACGGTCTTCCTCGCCGCCCTCGAGCGGCTTGCAACGGAGCTCGAGAAAAAGGCGACAGCGTTCCGCGCGATTCTCAAGATGGGACGCACGCACTTGCAGGATGCCGTCCCCATCACGCTCGGTCAGGAGATGGGTTCATACGCCTCCGCCGTGCGCCGCTCCATGCGCCGCATCCGCTACGTCCAGCGGCACATCCATACCATCAACATGGGCGGCACCGCTGTCGGCACGGGGCTGAACGCAGAACCCGCCTACATCAAGGCGGTCGCAAAGCGTCTCTCGGAGATCACGGGTGAGACCTACCGTACGTCGCAGAACATCATCGACGCGACGAACAATACGGACGCATTCGCGGACTTCTCCTCCGCGCTCAAGAACGCCGCTCTCGTCCTCATCAAGCTCTCGAACGACTTCCGCCTCATGGCGTCGGGACCGCGCTGCGGATTGAACGAGCTGCACCTGCCCATGCGTCAGCCGGGCTCCTCGATCATGCCCGGCAAGGTCAACCCTGTCATTGCCGAGGTGCTCGATCAGGCGTGCTATCAGGTCATTGCGGGCGACCTCGCCGTGACCCTCGCCGTGGAGAACGGGCAGTTCGAGCTGAACGTCATGGAGCCTGTGATGGCGTTCAATATGTTCAACTCGCTGAACTACCTCACGCGCGCGGTTGACACCTTCGTCGACAAGCTGCTCGTCGACCTGAAGCCAAATGTCGAGCAGTGCCAGAAATGGCTCGACAACAGCGTCGGCATCGTCACCGCGCTTCTGCCCCACATCGGCTATGAGAAGTCCGCCGAGCTTGCGCGCGAGGCATACACGACGGGCAAGCCCATTCGCGAGATCATCCTCGAGCAGGGCATCCTTTCAAAGAAGGAGCTGAACCACATCCTCTCGCCACGTCAGATGACGCGCCCGGGGATTGCGGAGTAG
- the dcuC gene encoding C4-dicarboxylate transporter DcuC, translated as MAITGGIIVILAFAAIIKKYETRMVLLAAGFLMCIIGGVTGNAVATFSKTMVHNSLVPVICTVMGFSFVMKITTCDRHLVESISGVITKSKFVLIPLATLLTWWINIAIPSAAGCSAAVGSILIPTLMAAGVHPAMAGAAVLAGTWGSAISPGQAHNIFVADLAQTDLMTVIMAQVPAAIIASIVAVVTLTIIATVRKEGPDEARRLAYHAQLEKEEGGSDFRVNPLYAVVPLVPLVLLVLGSKQIAVLPLTDVPTAMIVGTVLALVVTRQNPQEITRKFFDGMGEAYGGVIGLIVAAAVFTAGMAAMGLTDALIEAMKGSESIARIAGAFGPFIIAVISGSGDAAALAFNGAITPQAEAFGMSIINLGSLAQMAGSIGRSMSPVAGAALVCAGLAKVSPMELSKRNTLPMLLATITFMIVLFL; from the coding sequence TTGGCAATTACAGGTGGAATCATCGTTATTCTTGCCTTCGCCGCCATCATCAAGAAGTACGAGACGCGCATGGTGCTGCTCGCGGCAGGTTTTCTCATGTGCATCATCGGCGGCGTCACGGGCAACGCCGTCGCGACGTTCAGCAAGACGATGGTGCACAACTCGCTCGTACCCGTCATCTGTACCGTCATGGGCTTCTCGTTCGTCATGAAGATCACGACCTGTGACCGCCATCTTGTCGAGTCGATCTCGGGTGTCATCACAAAGAGCAAGTTCGTCCTCATCCCGCTCGCGACACTGCTCACATGGTGGATCAACATCGCCATCCCGAGCGCGGCGGGCTGCTCGGCGGCGGTCGGCAGCATCCTCATCCCGACGCTCATGGCGGCGGGTGTTCACCCCGCGATGGCGGGCGCGGCGGTGCTCGCGGGCACGTGGGGCAGCGCGATCAGCCCGGGACAGGCACACAACATCTTCGTCGCCGATCTCGCGCAGACCGATCTCATGACCGTCATCATGGCACAGGTGCCCGCCGCGATCATCGCCTCCATCGTCGCCGTCGTCACGCTCACCATCATCGCCACCGTCCGCAAGGAAGGTCCTGACGAGGCGCGCCGCCTCGCATATCATGCGCAGCTCGAAAAGGAGGAGGGCGGCAGTGATTTCCGTGTCAATCCGCTCTACGCCGTCGTCCCCCTCGTTCCGCTCGTCCTGCTCGTCCTCGGCAGCAAGCAGATCGCCGTCCTCCCCCTCACCGACGTGCCGACGGCGATGATCGTCGGCACGGTGCTCGCGCTCGTCGTCACGCGCCAGAATCCGCAAGAGATCACGCGCAAATTCTTTGACGGCATGGGCGAGGCATACGGCGGCGTCATCGGTCTCATCGTCGCCGCCGCCGTCTTCACCGCAGGTATGGCGGCAATGGGACTCACGGATGCCCTCATCGAGGCGATGAAGGGCTCGGAGTCCATCGCGCGCATCGCAGGTGCATTCGGCCCCTTCATCATCGCCGTCATCTCCGGCTCGGGCGACGCGGCGGCACTCGCGTTCAACGGTGCAATCACCCCACAGGCAGAGGCGTTCGGCATGTCCATCATCAACCTCGGCTCGCTCGCCCAGATGGCAGGCTCAATCGGACGCTCCATGTCTCCCGTCGCAGGTGCGGCACTCGTCTGCGCGGGTCTTGCGAAGGTCAGCCCGATGGAGCTGTCGAAACGCAACACCCTGCCCATGCTGCTCGCCACCATCACCTTTATGATCGTCCTTTTCCTCTGA
- a CDS encoding M20/M25/M40 family metallo-hydrolase — MIDKKRVLDEFFALVSIRCSTLDEREMGDLLTARLRDLGAAEIHEDDAGKALGGNCGNIVANFKGTVAGAPTVMLTAHMDCVEPCANIKPSLRDGVIRSDGTTILGADDKAGVVAILETLRQLKEKNIPHGDLQIVFTVAEEGGVNGSRCLDTSLLHADLGYTLDTHGHAGTAAFKAPGKNQLAVTIHGKAAHAGIDPDAGRNAITAAGKVLSAVPQGRIDEETTCNVGKIAGGTATNVVAETCTLHFETRSRDKVKLDALTQRMMDAVNEAVKGTGCTAEIDLKKDYDPYELPADARPIQYLRRAAEKLGFPVVLEEEGGGSDANHFNAYGVPTTVLGVGMTDCHTKEESLLEQDLYDAAELTLAIVQEVAEKR, encoded by the coding sequence ATGATTGACAAAAAACGCGTATTGGATGAGTTCTTCGCGCTCGTCTCCATCCGCTGTTCGACGCTCGATGAGCGCGAGATGGGCGATCTCCTGACCGCACGTCTGCGTGACCTCGGCGCAGCAGAGATCCACGAGGACGACGCAGGAAAGGCGCTTGGCGGCAACTGCGGCAACATCGTCGCAAATTTCAAGGGCACGGTCGCGGGCGCGCCCACCGTCATGCTCACGGCACATATGGACTGCGTCGAGCCGTGCGCAAACATCAAGCCGAGCTTGAGGGACGGCGTGATCCGCTCCGACGGCACAACCATCCTCGGTGCGGATGACAAGGCGGGCGTCGTCGCCATCCTTGAGACCCTGCGCCAGCTGAAGGAGAAGAACATCCCGCACGGCGATCTGCAGATTGTCTTTACCGTCGCCGAGGAGGGCGGCGTCAACGGCTCGCGCTGCCTCGATACGAGCCTCCTGCACGCCGACCTCGGCTATACGCTCGACACCCACGGACATGCAGGCACGGCAGCGTTCAAGGCGCCTGGCAAGAATCAGCTTGCCGTCACCATCCACGGCAAGGCGGCACATGCGGGCATCGACCCCGACGCGGGACGTAACGCCATCACGGCGGCGGGCAAGGTGCTCTCTGCCGTTCCACAGGGGCGCATCGACGAGGAGACAACCTGCAACGTCGGCAAGATTGCTGGCGGCACGGCGACGAATGTCGTCGCGGAGACCTGCACGCTGCACTTTGAGACGCGCAGCCGTGACAAGGTAAAGCTCGACGCCCTCACACAGCGCATGATGGACGCCGTGAATGAAGCAGTCAAAGGAACGGGCTGCACGGCGGAGATTGACCTCAAAAAGGACTACGACCCCTACGAGCTGCCCGCAGACGCACGGCCCATTCAGTACCTGCGCCGTGCGGCAGAAAAGCTCGGCTTCCCCGTCGTGCTCGAGGAGGAGGGCGGCGGCTCGGATGCGAACCACTTCAACGCCTACGGCGTGCCGACCACCGTCCTCGGCGTCGGCATGACCGACTGCCACACGAAGGAGGAGAGCCTCCTTGAGCAGGATCTCTACGATGCGGCAGAGCTGACACTCGCCATTGTGCAGGAAGTCGCAGAGAAGAGATAA
- a CDS encoding tyrosine-type recombinase/integrase — MATNERYRSGGGAAMGVPARRTETAPAGVRRMGELSLNVRQDAITPEYFIAHFYEYLPRYIAGGAPTADTRDTYELAIRLFLHWCMEQNLHPLSDVHDYQIRVYMEDMRTRGYSAATLMIKGAAIRAFYKVAQRLSFIAENPCADLQLRNPQHLDEDYKYLTIDQIKEICEGLATDKNAVRRLRNLLIVYLMGVEGLRVVEVMRLSDEDIDWQRGRIEIRGKGHAGIIYPCEETFQLLQAYIETRGAVPPENRLTPTIISCSLNNRNGRITRVGIRYVINKALTDAGLKQPGYACHLFRHSCGTNLYQETKDLRVVQETLRQRSPKVTAKYAHVHERMENRHTQGITPGVSVTDLQHTAAPATKETNA, encoded by the coding sequence ATGGCAACAAACGAACGATATCGGAGCGGCGGAGGGGCGGCGATGGGCGTCCCTGCACGGCGCACGGAGACTGCGCCCGCAGGTGTGCGCCGCATGGGCGAGCTCTCCCTGAACGTGCGGCAGGACGCCATCACGCCCGAGTATTTCATCGCGCATTTCTACGAATATCTCCCGCGCTACATCGCGGGCGGCGCACCGACAGCGGACACGCGCGACACCTACGAGCTTGCCATCCGCCTTTTCCTCCACTGGTGCATGGAGCAGAATCTCCACCCGCTCAGTGACGTGCACGATTACCAGATCCGCGTCTACATGGAGGACATGCGCACGCGCGGCTACAGCGCGGCGACCCTCATGATCAAGGGCGCGGCGATCCGCGCCTTCTACAAGGTCGCGCAGCGCCTCTCCTTCATCGCCGAGAACCCCTGCGCCGATCTGCAGCTGCGCAACCCGCAGCATCTCGACGAGGACTATAAATATCTCACCATCGACCAGATCAAGGAGATCTGCGAAGGGCTTGCGACGGACAAGAACGCCGTGCGCCGCCTCCGCAACCTCCTCATCGTCTACCTCATGGGCGTCGAGGGGCTGCGCGTCGTCGAGGTCATGCGCCTCTCGGACGAGGACATCGACTGGCAGCGCGGCCGCATCGAAATCCGAGGGAAGGGGCATGCAGGTATCATCTACCCATGCGAGGAAACCTTTCAGCTCCTTCAGGCGTACATCGAGACGCGCGGTGCCGTCCCGCCCGAGAACCGCCTCACGCCGACCATCATCTCCTGCTCACTGAACAATCGGAACGGGCGCATCACACGCGTCGGCATCCGTTACGTCATCAACAAGGCGCTCACGGACGCGGGGCTGAAACAGCCCGGCTACGCCTGCCACCTCTTCCGCCACAGCTGCGGCACGAACCTCTATCAGGAGACCAAGGATCTGCGCGTCGTCCAGGAGACACTGCGCCAGCGCAGCCCAAAGGTCACGGCGAAGTACGCCCACGTCCACGAGCGCATGGAGAACCGCCACACGCAGGGCATCACCCCGGGGGTGAGTGTGACAGATTTACAGCATACGGCAGCCCCCGCAACAAAAGAAACGAACGCATGA
- a CDS encoding AAA family ATPase, with amino-acid sequence MIEQISLKNFGVHSATEWNNLTRINLILGENGTGKTFLLKAIYAAMRTIEQAYRGDSRQDAAEILPEKLRWTFQLERLGELVNKENKEKLFFQMHMDGKTLSYAFGKDTTKQISLSQNGFLESRESNSVFIPAKEVLSLQNVILKSREQDHIFGFDDTYLDLVRALQIPRRQGNNYEGFASNRGMLKSLIDGSVEYDSEGQQWFYKKGNTRYSINATAEGIKKIAVFNQLLANRYVTPESVIFLDEIETSLHPRAVVKFLNIIYDLSKSGIQFFIATHSYFVIKELSLIAKRDSCDMSVLSLNIGEPPRYDNLQNGIPQNSIIEESVRLYEEEIALVMGNDDERD; translated from the coding sequence ATGATAGAGCAGATTTCCCTAAAAAATTTTGGAGTTCATTCGGCGACTGAGTGGAACAATCTCACGCGCATCAACTTGATCCTTGGTGAAAATGGCACCGGGAAGACATTTCTACTGAAAGCTATCTATGCGGCTATGCGGACAATCGAGCAGGCGTATCGAGGTGATTCGAGACAGGATGCTGCTGAAATCCTTCCGGAGAAGCTGCGCTGGACATTTCAACTGGAGCGATTGGGAGAACTCGTCAATAAGGAAAATAAAGAAAAACTGTTCTTTCAAATGCACATGGATGGCAAGACTCTTTCTTACGCTTTCGGTAAGGATACTACCAAACAAATTTCTTTGTCGCAAAATGGTTTTCTCGAATCGAGAGAAAGCAATTCGGTTTTTATTCCTGCAAAGGAAGTCCTTTCCCTGCAGAATGTCATTTTGAAATCGAGAGAACAGGATCATATTTTTGGGTTTGACGACACGTATCTGGATCTGGTTCGTGCTCTGCAAATCCCTCGCCGTCAAGGGAATAACTATGAAGGATTCGCCTCGAACAGAGGGATGCTGAAATCGCTGATTGATGGCAGTGTAGAATATGACAGCGAGGGGCAGCAGTGGTTCTATAAAAAGGGGAACACGCGATACTCGATCAATGCGACAGCCGAAGGCATAAAAAAAATAGCAGTCTTTAATCAACTGCTCGCGAACCGTTATGTTACGCCTGAGTCTGTCATTTTTCTGGATGAGATAGAGACATCGTTGCATCCCAGAGCGGTTGTAAAGTTTCTGAATATCATATATGACCTGTCAAAAAGTGGAATTCAGTTTTTCATTGCGACGCATTCCTATTTTGTCATCAAGGAATTGTCTCTCATTGCAAAACGCGACTCATGTGATATGTCGGTGTTATCGCTGAATATCGGAGAGCCGCCTCGTTACGATAATTTACAAAATGGGATTCCACAGAATAGTATTATCGAAGAGTCGGTACGCCTTTACGAAGAGGAGATTGCGCTGGTAATGGGGAATGATGATGAGAGAGATTGA